GCGACGGGGCTCGAGGCCGCGAGCGCTCCCGTCGCGGCGGTCGTAGCGTGTGACATGCCGTTCGTCGAGACGGCGTTACTCGAGGCACTGTTCGAGCGACTCGAGGGTGATGGTGATCGTGAGACCGACGAACATGAGGTTAGGACGGCGGCCGTCGTCCCGAAGCATCCGGACGGCTGGTTCCAGACGACCCAGGCCGTCTACCGGACAGAACCGATGGCCAATGCGTGTCGCACGGCGCTCGAGGCCGACGAGGGCAAGATCCTGGCTGCGCTCGACAGGATCGAGTGGACCGTCCTGGAGCCAGCCGACTGGAAACGACACGCGACGCTCGGTTCGTTCGACAGCATCGACACGCGAGCGGACCTCGAGGCGGCACGGGCGCGGTTCTGACCTGCGAAAATTCTGCCCCCGATCGATCAGGCCATGCGCGGTGGCGGCACGAGCAACACGTTCCCGTTCGCGCGGGTGACGAGGTCCTCGGAGACGCTCCCGAGCAGGAGCCGTCGCAGGCGGCTGTGTCCGCGGGAGCCAACGAGGGTCGTCGTCGGCTCGTACTCGGCCTCGACGTCGAGGATTTCGTCAGCCGGATCTCCCTGCCTGCGTTCGATCCGGGCGTCGATTCCCCACTCCTGGAGCTGGTCGGCGAGTTCCTCGAGTCGCTGGCGAGGGTCTTCTCCCTCTGGAAGCTCGGGATCTTTCGGCGTCTCGACGTGAACGAGGGTCGCCTCCCTGGTGGCGTGTCG
This region of Natronosalvus halobius genomic DNA includes:
- the mobA gene encoding molybdenum cofactor guanylyltransferase; the encoded protein is MTETPSRAGVIIAGGFSTRFQDGDKAVADLDGTPLIGHVADRLEDVTDELVVNCRAEQVDALQDALETRSRTIQVAVDRTPDRGPLAGIATGLEAASAPVAAVVACDMPFVETALLEALFERLEGDGDRETDEHEVRTAAVVPKHPDGWFQTTQAVYRTEPMANACRTALEADEGKILAALDRIEWTVLEPADWKRHATLGSFDSIDTRADLEAARARF